The Spodoptera frugiperda isolate SF20-4 chromosome 8, AGI-APGP_CSIRO_Sfru_2.0, whole genome shotgun sequence DNA segment cgcgctgctcGCCTCGCTCGCGCTCGCGCACCACTCCAGCCACGCCTTCGACGCCGCGCTGCGACATCTCGAGACTCTCGCCAGCAGTACGATACCCTCGCCCTATTACTATCCTACTGATTCATATTCTAAATGCTAAACTTTGTCAAGATCTGTTTGTTACTCTTCCACGGGAAATCGGGGTAAGACTGTCTGCAATAAGACTTGAAGTAATTTTTATCCtgagaacgcgggcgaaaccacTGACAAAGTCTGATCTATTCTTCTTTATGGAATTAAATGGAGCTCATTGCTTCTTTATGGAATTAAGACTAGACCAGCAAGACCTAGTATACTcgataaaaatgtcaaaaacacGTCATATATTTCTTTACACGCATCGTTATAAACGATTACATcgaaaatttattataactattaatgCAATAATAGGTCGCTCATGGTCGGCTCGCCTGGCGTGCCTGGACTTTGCTCAGCCACTACTGTTCTACGGACTACCGATGTTATGTGACCGCGCCGACCGCGCTATCGCTACCGAGCGCTTCGCACTCAAACTGATGAGAGATCCCAGACTGGAGGTGagacacaaatatttaattaaatagtatcTCCTTATACTGAAACTGTGGTATGTTTATGTTGTGTAATAATTGTTTCAGGTACGACAGTCTGCAGCGAAGCTGCTGACAGGGCTAATGCACTGCCGCGCGCTACCGGACGAAAGTGTGACAATGCAGGGACTCATGCGGAGCTGTCGGTCCAAGCAACTGGTGGAGCGGCACTGCGGCGTGCTGGGGCTGTGCGGGTACCTGGCGTCGCGGCCGTACAGCCTGGGCGCGCGGCTCGGCGACGTGCTGGCCGAGCTGGCGCGCCACACCAGCGCGCCCGACCCCATCCCCGCCACCATCCGCGACGCGCTCGCAGACTTCCGCCGCACGCACCAGGACGACTGGCCCAAACACCGCGAACAGCTCACCGAGGAGGAACTCGACCTCCTCGCCGACCTCACGTCGCCCCCCTCTTACTGCGCTTGAGTCAACTATTGCTACATAGTTTTATCTCTTTTTATGATAAGGTATTTAATAGGGATGCATCCGATAACGACATATCGGCGATATAAAGTACGTTTGCGATATATCGGAATCGGCGATATTAATTTTGCTGATATACCCTTTGACATACTTTTAACTTTTCGCTGTAGTTACTCGAGAGAAAGCGGCTTTTACTGCGCTTAGTTAATTCTTCTTGTAAACCAAATTTGTCTATGCTAAAAGCATCAAGTAATTTCCTTCCTTTGACTTGCGCTATATAAATCACTATATTGTGgcgtgaatttatttatttgacttgaCTGTACGTccttttttggaaaatataattGTCCTAATCAGTATTGACGAACCTTCACAAATATCTTTGTCGTATCGGCTTAAGTGCTCATCAATGCATCCctagtatttaattgtgatatTCAACAATAGCTTTATGTATGACACAAATTTTTGTTGCATAATTACTCCAAAGTGTTATTGTTTCGTAAAACTCAAGTGGAAGTAGCTAATATAGACGCCGTGTGATATAATTACTGAGACTGTGTTCTATCAGTGCAGTGATTTCATAGGCCTAATATGTAGTGAAGTAGTGATTGCATCTCCTGCATATATACACATATGTAACCTACCTTTTTACTAATACTAGGTATTCACGTAGAATCTGTAACGGTGGTGGCTCCATCTCATATCATGTTCTGTGCCCACAGTAGACGCCGGTGACGGATTTAGATAGTAAGATGGTCAGTgagtaattttgtataatttgatAGATATAATTTGAAGAgctattttgatatttttgttttatagttatattattataatgtataatttgGTTTGTTGGTTTGGAAAGAAGAATTAAATCtagaaacaattttaatttattatgatggGTATATATTTTACGTCATTTTGTATAACAATGTGCAATGTGCCATTGTTGTTAAGACATTTCGTTCCATAATAGATCTGTTTACATGGGTTAGGTATTTGTAAATACgtgtataaatattacataatatttcttttttaggatattgtattaaatactacattaataaataatatgtgttttatttcaacGACATTTACAATAGACAGAAAGAAACAGCATTTTTCCcacttatacaattttatttttaacgaatTTTGGTCAGAAGATATTACATGAAATATGAAAAGAGAATATTGAGAAATTCAGAGCATCAGAGAATAGAGTAACAATTAAACCTAGTGTGTTGGTGTCCCCGAAGGTTACTTTCGGTCTTCAACAtctgaaaatagaaaaacattgtaCAATAAGTACTGCATTTTTGTCACAGTCAGTACCAGTAATCATATACCATGATACAGCACATATTGGTCAATTTGAATTTATAGAACTGTGCACAGTCATTAATATCAAAGCACTCATTGATGGTGTTGATAAGTCTATTCTGTTCAGCAATCACCACATGGCTTGACAAACCTGTGCTCAATTTTGTGGTTAGCagcaagaaaaatatattagggATGGAAATTGTGTTCATATTGTAATTTCTTAAGAACAAAGtgtcggagagccatgcttcagaaCAAATGTACTGGCTCGACTACAGCCTCATAGAGACCAAATGTGAAACAATGTTTGCattgtgtttagttgtgtgagtgaggttaccgaaggcccaattacgactctttccaatccctgattccccaacaacccttaaattcttaacccccaaaaggctgacaatgcacttgtaacgcttctggtgtttcgggtgtccctgGGCAGTAGCGagtgcttactatcaggtgatctgtctgcttgtgtacaaaattaacaatattgtaCATTATGTCATAATGTATTTGTAATACTCACTTTTGCCATCACATGCTACAATTTTGACTTTATCTACTTTAGCAACCTCTTGTACTTCCCGAAATTCTACATCATTCAACATAAATGTCCATACATTATCACAAAACCtgaaaaaacacaaatacaaatattttaaccaTGAAAATgcaaatatatacaaaatattaaaatttctatCAAAGTAAAGATCATAGAATCCTGTAATTATCTTGTGTgatgaaatgttttttgtttcaatacTGAAAAACACCATAAAATGTTGAGCTTGTACTGAAATTAAGTTGTTTGCTCTTTTGTTTAccctttaaaacataattatttgagcGTTACCATTACTCTATTGCGAGTGtaagtgatattttatagttaaagtaaataaatttagaaattacctgtatgtatttaattttcctGCTTTGAAGGTAAGTCTTGACTTCACCCTGTTAGATAGCGCCTGGTTGATAGACTTGTCGAATTGCAACAAAACTCTCACTGCTAACGCTGGCGTTATTTGTCCATACTGTAAATTTAACAATTATGTAGCAACAAAGCacaatcatttaatatttttttaccaaacaaTGTAAACAATACCTGTATCAATTCGTCAAGGCTTTCTTGTAGAGTATTTCCGATCGTGGTATTTCTATACAATTGATATGACATCACTAatgattatattaaattttaaataaataatttttagttaaagaaCTAACAAATCGATGAATTAACGATAAAcgtatgaaaaataatttgagTTAATCTCTCTCACGTTTACAGACAGGTTTTAATCATAGactaataattacttaattagacttcaatttctttttaaactagAGAAGCGAATGTCTTCTACATAGTCTATGGAACAGTACTGTCTATGGAACAGTACTGTCTATGGAAGCACTATAGGTATTATTGTCgatttttttccaatttttgATTGTTCTATTTCAGTTAATCAtgaaatttatgtttatttcacaGAGCAATTAAACATGATGTAACGAACAAGATGTAAATCTCAGCAAAACCATTCAGACTGACCAGAGACAAAGTAAACACCTGACAAAGAcaagtttatttagtttctaaAGTTCCTATGTCTGTGGTCAGTACTACTGCTCATTTTGCCCgctaaaattacaaaacaaacgttGTTGAAACATGCATGATGGAGTACAACAATTAGAATAATTAGAAAATTCTGTCCTACGCTGTGCTCTGTACCTCTGTTCTGTAGATAGAATATCCACTCCAGCACCTAGCATTCGAGAGTTTTGCATCAAAATTAAggtatattgtttgttttaatttcaagtGTCCAAAGTTTTTGGATACCTAATTTTTACACCCATATCCCGATGAATATTATTGTAgtgtaattaaacattaatactttttcttaattttcaaaCGAAGTCCCTTAAGAAGTTACGATTTAatactttgaaaataatattatgttgtcttGAGTCTCAACGTTTACGTAAGTACGAATTATCTAACTAATTAATGTACCTAATCTTAATTACTCTACATAGAAACGGATTTCTGTAACAAGTTACGAACTTTAGCCAACCCAGGAATCGAAATCAAGACTGGCCTGGCACTGGCAGTTGCCCTAGTAACTTTCCTATTAACTCGGTTTCCAACTGTCCTCATATGTGACAGTAGTTAGAAGTACTAGCTTAGATTGATTTGGAAATAGAACACAATTACCTAAATTCCTACCGAGGGATTGCCTTACTCTTATACTCTAAACAGCAGATACAATGTATACATTGTAACCTGTAATTCTGTTGACCTAACTTAGTACATAGTTCTGTTcatcttcataatattatgtacctatgctTTCCAATCAAGAATACTTCTCATTACCAAAATCGTGTCATGGAGTTCCACATTGACTCTGCCTAGGATAAGTCCTAGGCAGTCCCAACCTACATCATGGTCAACATTCCTCATGGTGTATGCAAATTCATATTCCTCTCTATTTGAGAGAATACATCAAGACTTTCTTAGTCCTTGCAGTCAAAAATTGGATGTCTAGTAACTTCAGTCACATGATGAAACTCGTCAATGAGACCGTGGCATTACTCCGGTcaagctggcccattcgtgccaaaccctggctctcctacactttaaACCTAACCTACCCTAGACATTACCATGACACAATACGTAATAGAAGAATATTAACATGTTGACTGTCCGTGCATTACAAGTAATGCATTGTTGATCGGACTGTGACGTCTGTGCATTATATGTCATGCATTAGTCAGTGGCAACTGAACTGCCTTTACTGCGACGGGACGTGTTAGCCCGAACTTTGAATTTTCTAGGGACGTATGAACAAagacttgaaaaaataagacttaaatgttccatcgaaattttatactttttttatcagtagaatattttaagtttcaTTGGACGTATGTGATTTTCCAAAATAGATGGTCATGGACACACATGGACAgtcatgttattttattttttactagtggtcgcctagtggttgaaattcaaccatatacgatttaatttacaataccacttaacatacgttcaaggataattttcatttaactcaaactcaaccaaactcttttataaaactctattcatatgagacgtcaatatcatcgcaatgtctttCTATCACattgtctatcgattttgacgttttgtcaaatacgatcagatactatgcatgtgtgtgtaatgttttatttattgatttaatgtactttataagcattatttttgaaaaatatcagcgttctgcacttctcctacacataaactataagtgtaccaaattttatgctcctacgtccgcgcaattttcgtaaatagcggtccaaagtttttgcatcacgtattaatatatagattcgacaaaaactaatgcttgactacaatcccataACATCTTTCTTAGTTTTAGTTATTCATTTACTACTGGACCCAGGTCATGTCCgtaaggattgaggagccacatcagatttttaaaatctgattttaccattatttagcagcaagGAAGCTGATTTTGCAGCATTTTGTGCGAATTCTAGATTTAGCAGCAAGatatataactagatatattaatgcaaaagtggctcctcaatctaaacgtttaaattgaggagccacctataactcgttaagtaatagatgaatatttttgaaaattttgtatcatttagcagcaattttgcatattaccgtctacaaatttcgcttctgtggcgctaaaatgtaagaaaatacaatacttttagtatggctcctctatctaaatttaacaggtgaatttctactggatatgagcgatcaattattatattcgacataatgatcatttagtaggtgttgtgtttgtttttgcagtataggaataaaatagtaaaacagagtaaattttgtagatgaacgcattttctttggctcctcaatcctgacgttctaattatatatgtttgactgtacccacctgagatgacaacggaatctaaagccagagatactagcatttagcagaaatgtctgctaaatatatctgcacagttcagcaatgtatttaatttagattctgaaaaaaacaatacttaactattttcttgtaaattcagcgtgtagggtgaccatatactcgtaaatgaaaccaagataagtaatttgttaaatttatattttactggtTATATAACTGGTTATATCTATTGTACCTAcgatttaattatttagcaaTCAATGTGGCTATAAGTTatagaatgaatgaatattggtTGATCAGTGCTTATACGAATTTTAGAATCGTAATCATCGTAACAGAATATCTCATCTTTCGGTGTAAGATAGTGACATTTATAGTGGCCTGTGCCAGTTTCGATAATTGGTGGAATAAATTCTACAGCacctattaatttatatttataggaaatccaagttaagtatttattttttacgtgAATATACAAACGAAAATACTTCACTGCTAATGAacactttgttaaataaatattattgtcggttggtaagagaaataataatttgtagatacCCTCAAACTGTGGTCACCCTACACGctgaatttacaagaaaatagttaagtattgtttttttcagaatctaaattaaatacattgctgaactgtacagatatatttagcagacatttctgctaaatgctagtatctctggctttagattccgttgtcatctcaggtgggtacagtcaaacatatataattagaacgtcaggattgaggagccaaagaaaatgcgttcatctacaaaatttactctgttttactattttattcctatactgcaaaaacaaacacaacacctactaaatgatcattatgtcgaatataataattgatcgctcatatccagtagaaattcacctgttaaatttagatagaggagccatactaaaagtattgtattttcttacattttagcgccacagaagcgaaatttgtagacggtaatatgcaaaattgctgctaaatgatacaaaattttcaaaaatattcatctattacttaacgagttataggtggctcctcaatttaaacgtttagattgaggagccacttttgcattaacatatctagttatatatcttgctgctaaatctagaattcgtgctgcaaaatcagcttcattgctgctaaataatggtaaaatcagattttaaaaatctgatgtggctcctcaatccttacGGACATCCCAGGTCtcctcaaaacaataattattctaCACCAGTGCCAGGGTGACCAAACTGGGGATTGAACCCACAAATTTCAGTTAGTTACATGACTAACATGATAGTTAGCATTATGTGTAGGGTGATATTAaggtaatttttgttttgttgctaCACAAAAGAAAGTCAATAGAatgtgttataattttttttattacaattttacaatacataatatgtccGTGTCGTCTTCTTGTTGGTCTCTAGCTCCTCGTCAGTGTcgtcttcagctcctcgtccgtgtcgtcttTTTGTTGatcttcagctcctcgtccgtgtcgtcttcgtggtggtcttcagctcctcgtccgtgtcgtcttCTTGGTGATCATCagctcctcgtccgtgtcgtcttCTTGGTGatcttcagctcctcgtccgtgtcgtcttcgtgttggtcttcagctcctcgtccgtgtcgtcttCTTGGTGatcttcagctcctcgtccgtgtcgtcttCATGAtggtcttcagctcctcgtccATGTTGTCTTCATGTtggtcttcagctcctcgtccgtGATGTCTTCATGTTGGTCTTCAGCTCCTCATCCGTGTCCTCTTCTTGGtggtcttcagctcctcgtccgtgtcgtcttcatgttggtcttcagctcctcgtccgtgtcgtcttCTTGTTGGTCTCTagctcctcgtccgtgtcgtcttcgtgttggtcttcagctcctcgtccgtgtcgtcttCATGAtggtcttcagctcctcgtccgtgtcgtcttCATGTTGATCTTCAActcctcgtccgtgtcgtcttCTTGGTGatcttcagctcctcgtccgtgtcgtcttCGTGTTGGTCTTCATCTCCTCGTCCGTGTCATATTCCTATTTGCCTTTTACTCCTATACCATATAGTGTTAATAGTGatcttcagctcctcgtccgtgtcgtcttcttgttggtcttcagctcctcgtccgtgtcgtcttCTTGGTGatcttcagctcctcgtccgtgtcgtcttCTTGGTGatcttcagctcctcgtccgtgtcgtcttCTTGGTGatcttcagctcctcgtccgtgtcgtcttCATGAtggtcttcagctcctcgtccgtgtcgtcttcgtgttggtcttcagctcctcgtccgtGTTGTCTTCTTGTTGGTCTTCAActcctcgtccgtgtcgtcttcgtgttggtcttcagctcctcgtccgtgtcgtcttcttggtggtcttcagctcctcgtccgtgtcgtcttcatgttggtcttcagctcctcgtccgtgtcgtcttcatgttggtcttcagctcctcgtccgtgtcgtcttcgtgttggtcttcagctcctcgtccgtgtcgtcttCTTGGTGatcttcagctcctcgtccgtgtcgtcttcatgttggtcttcagctcctcgtccgtgtcgtcttcttggtggtcttcagctcctcgtccgtgtcgtcttCGTGTTGGTCTTCATCTCCTCGTCCGTGTCATATTCCTATTTGCCTTTTACTCCTATACCATATAGTGTTAATAGTGatcttcagctcctcgtccgtgtcgtcttcttgttggtcttcagctcctcgtccgtgtcgtcttcttggtggtcttcagctcctcgtccgtgtcgtcttcttggtggtcttcagctcctcgtccgtgtcgtcttCTTGGTGatcttcagctcctcgtccgtgtcgtcttcatgttggtcttcagctcctcgtccgtgtcgtcttcatgttggtcttcagctcctcgtccgtgtcgtcttcttggtggtcttcagctcctcgtccgtgtcgtcttcttggtggtcttcagctcctcgtccgtgtcgtcttcatgttggtcttcagctcctcgtccgtgtcgtcttcatgttggtcttcagctcctcgtccgtgtcgtcttCTTG contains these protein-coding regions:
- the LOC118275271 gene encoding transcription initiation factor IIA subunit 2, coding for MSYQLYRNTTIGNTLQESLDELIQYGQITPALAVRVLLQFDKSINQALSNRVKSRLTFKAGKLNTYRFCDNVWTFMLNDVEFREVQEVAKVDKVKIVACDGKNVEDRK
- the LOC126910945 gene encoding uncharacterized protein LOC126910945, which translates into the protein MLVFSSSSVSSSCWSSAPRPCRLRVGLQLLVRVVFLVIFSSSSVSSSCWSSAPRPCRLLGGLQLLVRVVFVLVFISSSVSYSYLPFTPIPYSVNSDLQLLVRVVFLLVFSSSSVSSSWWSSAPRPCRLLGGLQLLVRVVFLVIFSSSSVSSSCWSSAPRPCRLHVGLQLLVRVVFLVVFSSSSVSSSWWSSAPRPCRLHVGLQLLVRVVFISSSVSSSCWSSAPRLCRLLGDLQLLVRFVCVLVCSSSSMLSPYWSSAPRPCRLHVGLQLLVRVVFLVVFSSSSVSSSWWSSAPRPCRLLGGLQLLVRVVFLVVFCSSSVSSSWWYFGRHAYL